A single region of the Silene latifolia isolate original U9 population chromosome 8, ASM4854445v1, whole genome shotgun sequence genome encodes:
- the LOC141597039 gene encoding uncharacterized protein LOC141597039 isoform X1, with translation MAVDADVPPIIAAQLNYLLSHSPFRIKVDQMWSGSNNLPWFDHFTLSIPFCLDYIKWDIMFDVESPLSAPDVIFGADDDKFPPFLLSVNDPTKSPLSTISNWNSRDPSKLLSLILQLRDMYTAYQKKRVEKVDDVRVKFEISTMVAREGIEMSLSSNVEKPEEVKFAVPLLDVDLNNVVPGCPWRLPQKIYLQVIYPIGRNYQTAPSAPRLKLVSTPELRSLFSVEDVKLPPWMDGMCMAEYIPVLELVLQKQISEAVSLIGFRRKLIEALPPFFGRPLEADAIFGRRATALVANGVFTFLVHFLIPVHFPRQQPTLVLQSSQHFNAQGLPIKSAPLSEYPWSPRWELSEMASRIFDYLVAESTNFKKLCSEATQLR, from the exons ATGGCGGTCGACGCCGATGTTCCTCCTATTATCGCTGCTCAACTTAATTACCTTCTTTCTCACTCTCCTTTCCGCATCAAA GTTGATCAGATGTGGTCTGGCTCTAATAACTTGCCTTGGTTTGATCATTTTACATTGTCCATACCCTTTTGCCTTGATTACATTAAAT GGGATATAATGTTCGATGTGGAGAGTCCATTATCTGCACCAGATGTAATCTTTGGTGCAGATGATGATAAATTTCCGCCTTTTCTCCTATCTGTTAATGATCCCACCAAGTCCCCGTTATCTACAATAAGCAACTGGAACAGTCGGGACCCTTCTAAATTGTTGTCCCTCATTCTCCAGCTAAG GGATATGTATACAGCTTATCAAAAGAAACGCGTTGAGAAGGTTGATGATGTTCGGGTGAAGTTCGAAATTAGCACTATGGTGGCTAGGGAG ggGATTGAAATGTCTTTGAGTTCAAATGTTGAAAAG CCGGAGGAGGTTAAATTTGCAGTACCTCTGCTGGACGTAGACTTAAATAATGTGGTTCCAGGTTGCCCATGGAGACTCCCTCAAAAAATTTACCTACAG GTCATCTATCCAATCGGAAGAAATTATCAAACAGCTCCTTCAGCGCCACGTTTGAAATTAGTCTCAACTCCAGAGTTGAGATCTTTATTTTCTGTTGAAGACGTCAAACTTCCTCCCTGGATGGATGGAAT GTGCATGGCTGAATATATTCCGGTTTTGGAGCTAGTGCTCCAGAAGCAG ataTCGGAGGCAGTTTCTCTTATTGGATTTAGGAGGAAACTCATTGAGGCACTGCCTCCTTTCTTTGGGAGGCCCTTAGAAGCTGATGCG ATATTTGGTAGGAGAGCAACAGCTCTTGTCGCTAATGGAGTGTTTACCTTTTTG GTGCACTTCCTTATTCCTGTTCATTTCCCCCGGCAACAACCAACTTTGGTATTACAAAGCTCGCAG CATTTCAACGCACAAGGACTTCCAATAAAGTCAGCTCCATTGTCAGAATACCCATGGAGCCCAAGATGGGAATTATCCGAAATGGCTTCAAGAATATT TGATTATTTGGTGGCAGAGTCTACCAACTTCAAAAAGCTGTGCAGTGAAGCCACGCAACTACGTTAG
- the LOC141597039 gene encoding uncharacterized protein LOC141597039 isoform X2: MFDVESPLSAPDVIFGADDDKFPPFLLSVNDPTKSPLSTISNWNSRDPSKLLSLILQLRDMYTAYQKKRVEKVDDVRVKFEISTMVAREGIEMSLSSNVEKPEEVKFAVPLLDVDLNNVVPGCPWRLPQKIYLQVIYPIGRNYQTAPSAPRLKLVSTPELRSLFSVEDVKLPPWMDGMCMAEYIPVLELVLQKQISEAVSLIGFRRKLIEALPPFFGRPLEADAIFGRRATALVANGVFTFLVHFLIPVHFPRQQPTLVLQSSQHFNAQGLPIKSAPLSEYPWSPRWELSEMASRIFDYLVAESTNFKKLCSEATQLR; encoded by the exons ATGTTCGATGTGGAGAGTCCATTATCTGCACCAGATGTAATCTTTGGTGCAGATGATGATAAATTTCCGCCTTTTCTCCTATCTGTTAATGATCCCACCAAGTCCCCGTTATCTACAATAAGCAACTGGAACAGTCGGGACCCTTCTAAATTGTTGTCCCTCATTCTCCAGCTAAG GGATATGTATACAGCTTATCAAAAGAAACGCGTTGAGAAGGTTGATGATGTTCGGGTGAAGTTCGAAATTAGCACTATGGTGGCTAGGGAG ggGATTGAAATGTCTTTGAGTTCAAATGTTGAAAAG CCGGAGGAGGTTAAATTTGCAGTACCTCTGCTGGACGTAGACTTAAATAATGTGGTTCCAGGTTGCCCATGGAGACTCCCTCAAAAAATTTACCTACAG GTCATCTATCCAATCGGAAGAAATTATCAAACAGCTCCTTCAGCGCCACGTTTGAAATTAGTCTCAACTCCAGAGTTGAGATCTTTATTTTCTGTTGAAGACGTCAAACTTCCTCCCTGGATGGATGGAAT GTGCATGGCTGAATATATTCCGGTTTTGGAGCTAGTGCTCCAGAAGCAG ataTCGGAGGCAGTTTCTCTTATTGGATTTAGGAGGAAACTCATTGAGGCACTGCCTCCTTTCTTTGGGAGGCCCTTAGAAGCTGATGCG ATATTTGGTAGGAGAGCAACAGCTCTTGTCGCTAATGGAGTGTTTACCTTTTTG GTGCACTTCCTTATTCCTGTTCATTTCCCCCGGCAACAACCAACTTTGGTATTACAAAGCTCGCAG CATTTCAACGCACAAGGACTTCCAATAAAGTCAGCTCCATTGTCAGAATACCCATGGAGCCCAAGATGGGAATTATCCGAAATGGCTTCAAGAATATT TGATTATTTGGTGGCAGAGTCTACCAACTTCAAAAAGCTGTGCAGTGAAGCCACGCAACTACGTTAG
- the LOC141597040 gene encoding serine/threonine-protein kinase Aurora-3-like isoform X2, with the protein MAPHIPKPLQRPPKPQNQQPQKPQIPPNPTIKRNWSLADFEIGKPLGKGKFGRVYLAREIKSKYIVAIKVIFKEQIDKYKLHNQMRREMEIQMSLRHPNVLRLFGWFHDSDRIFLILEYAFGGELYKELRRSGFLPEKQAATGRLKIADFGWSVQSRDKRRTMCGTLDYLAPEMVENKAHDYAVDNWTLGVLCYEFLYGVPPFEAESQRDTFKRIRMVDLNFPSSPEISAEAKNLITRLLVKDSSKRLSLQKILEHPWIIRNADPTGICRK; encoded by the exons ATGGCGCCTCACATCCCTAAACCTCTTCAAAGACCCCCAAAACCTCAAAATCAACAACCACAAAAGCCCCAAATTCCTCCAAACCCTACCATCAAGCGCAATTGGTCCCTCGCCGATTTCGAGATCGGTAAACCTCTCGGCAAAGGCAAATTCGGTCGAGTTTACCTCGCTCGCGAAATCAAG AGTAAATATATAGTAGCGATCAAGGTGATTTTCAAGGAACAGATTGATAAGTACAAGCTACATAATCAAATGAGGAGAGAAATGGAGATTCAAATGAGTTTACGCCATCCCAATGTTCTTCGTCTTTTCGGTTGGTTTCATGATTCTGACAGGATTTTTTTGATTCTCGAGTATGCTTTCGGTGGTGAGCTTTACAAGGAGCTTCGTCGTTCCGGTTTTCTTCCGGAAAAGCAGGCTGCAACG gGTCGTCTGAAGATTGCAGATTTTGGTTGGTCGGTTCAATCAAGGGACAAGAGACGCACTATGTGTGGCACTCTTGACTATTTGGctccagaaatggttgagaacaaAGCCCATGATTATGCAGTCGACAACTGGACTCTGGGGGTTCTTTGTTACGAGTTCTTGTATGGAGTCCCTCCATTTGAGGCTGAAAGCCAACGCGATACTTTCAAAAG GATTAGGATGGTTGATTTGAACTTCCCATCTTCACCAGAAATTTCAGCAGAGGCCAAGAATCTGATCACTCGA CTTTTGGTAAAAGACTCTTCAAAACGGCTATCCCTCCAAAAGATCCTCGAGCATCCATGGATCATAAGGAACGCAGATCCAACTGGAATCTGCCGTAAATAG
- the LOC141597040 gene encoding serine/threonine-protein kinase Aurora-3-like isoform X1, producing the protein MAPHIPKPLQRPPKPQNQQPQKPQIPPNPTIKRNWSLADFEIGKPLGKGKFGRVYLAREIKSKYIVAIKVIFKEQIDKYKLHNQMRREMEIQMSLRHPNVLRLFGWFHDSDRIFLILEYAFGGELYKELRRSGFLPEKQAATYIASLTEALAYCHGKNVIHRDIKPENLLLDHEGRLKIADFGWSVQSRDKRRTMCGTLDYLAPEMVENKAHDYAVDNWTLGVLCYEFLYGVPPFEAESQRDTFKRIRMVDLNFPSSPEISAEAKNLITRLLVKDSSKRLSLQKILEHPWIIRNADPTGICRK; encoded by the exons ATGGCGCCTCACATCCCTAAACCTCTTCAAAGACCCCCAAAACCTCAAAATCAACAACCACAAAAGCCCCAAATTCCTCCAAACCCTACCATCAAGCGCAATTGGTCCCTCGCCGATTTCGAGATCGGTAAACCTCTCGGCAAAGGCAAATTCGGTCGAGTTTACCTCGCTCGCGAAATCAAG AGTAAATATATAGTAGCGATCAAGGTGATTTTCAAGGAACAGATTGATAAGTACAAGCTACATAATCAAATGAGGAGAGAAATGGAGATTCAAATGAGTTTACGCCATCCCAATGTTCTTCGTCTTTTCGGTTGGTTTCATGATTCTGACAGGATTTTTTTGATTCTCGAGTATGCTTTCGGTGGTGAGCTTTACAAGGAGCTTCGTCGTTCCGGTTTTCTTCCGGAAAAGCAGGCTGCAACG TATATTGCTAGTCTTACAGAGGCGTTGGCGTACTGCCACGGCAAGAATGTCATTCACAGGGACATCAAGCCTGAGAATTTGTTGCTTGATCATGAG gGTCGTCTGAAGATTGCAGATTTTGGTTGGTCGGTTCAATCAAGGGACAAGAGACGCACTATGTGTGGCACTCTTGACTATTTGGctccagaaatggttgagaacaaAGCCCATGATTATGCAGTCGACAACTGGACTCTGGGGGTTCTTTGTTACGAGTTCTTGTATGGAGTCCCTCCATTTGAGGCTGAAAGCCAACGCGATACTTTCAAAAG GATTAGGATGGTTGATTTGAACTTCCCATCTTCACCAGAAATTTCAGCAGAGGCCAAGAATCTGATCACTCGA CTTTTGGTAAAAGACTCTTCAAAACGGCTATCCCTCCAAAAGATCCTCGAGCATCCATGGATCATAAGGAACGCAGATCCAACTGGAATCTGCCGTAAATAG